One genomic window of Solanum dulcamara chromosome 12, daSolDulc1.2, whole genome shotgun sequence includes the following:
- the LOC129877548 gene encoding transcription repressor OFP18-like — protein sequence MVEKVIEGLKIVKDRFFFEAGGKTSSILEVSSSTLSKSNISTSGNGLKFLPFNDSCVMNPYGEETSSILEMSSLILSKRNNSTSSNGVEFLPFNDSCVMDPYGEETSSILDVMSSPTLSKSNNSTSSNGLEILPFNDSYVMDSMDPYGEETSSILEVSSSTFSKSNNSTSSNGLEVLPFNDSCVIRLSSERDLYESFKGSMVRMIEAKKGKKDWEEYIEEILEWYLVVNEKSIHKYIIGAFCDLWMYYASTSRTYTPISFTNSPFSFSFDVPPSPSFLALVEAKADQIIATTTTTSSVISWGI from the coding sequence ATGGTAGAGAAAGTGATTGAAGGCCTAAAAATAGTGAAAGATAGGTTCTTTTTTGAGGCAGGGGGAAAAACTAGTTCAATTCTTGAagtgtcatcatcaacattgtCAAAGAGTAATATTAGTACTAGTGGTAATGGGCTCAAGTTTCTACCATTTAATGACTCATGTGTTATGAATCCTTATGGGGAAGAAACTAGTTCAATTCTTGAAATGTCATCATTAATATTGTCAAAGAGAAACAATAGTACTAGTAGCAATGGGGTCGAGTTTCTACCATTTAATGACTCATGTGTTATGGATCCTTATGGGGAAGAAACTAGTTCAATTCTTGATGTCATGTCATCACCAACATTGTCAAAGAGTAATAATAGTACTAGTAGCAATGGGCTCGAGATTCTACCATTTAATGACTCATATGTTATGGATTCGATGGATCCTTATGGGGAAGAAACTAGTTCAATTCTTGAagtgtcatcatcaacattttCAAAGAGTAATAATAGTACTAGTAGCAATGGGCTCGAGGTTCTACCATTTAATGACTCATGTGTTATAAGGCTATCGAGTGAGAGGGATCTTTATGAGAGTTTCAAGGGATCAATGGTAAGAATGATTGAAGCaaaaaaagggaagaaagaTTGGGAGGAGTATATTGAAGAGATATTGGAATGGTATTTGGTGGTTAATGAGAAAAGCATTCATAAGTATATTATTGGTGCATTTTGTGATTTGTGGATGTACTATGCATCTACTTCAAGAACATATACTCCAATTTCATTCACTAATTCTCCATTCTCATTTAGTTTTGATGTTCCTCCTAGTCCTTCTTTTTTGGCTTTGGTAGAAGCTAAGGCTGATCAGATAATtgcaacaacgacaacaacatcCAGTGTAATTTCATGGGGGATTTAG